The genomic region AGAGCGAGTTCAAAAGGACCATCAAGAAACTCTACGAGGAATGCCCTGATATTGCCTGTCATTTCACGTACCAGCAGAACTCCAGGATCTTTGCCCACGTCTCCATGGTGCAGGCGTACGAAAAAGCATGGTTAATTCAACACCATGCCGCAAAGGCTCTGGAAAGCAAGCCGACCGGATTTAATGTCCTCAAGCAAATCATGTATTATCTCTATGATATGTGCCGTCTTCCATCATCGAATATGGATTACCTTTTCTGTTATTACAGACCCGACAACAAATTCCCGGATCGGGTTTTCGGTGGTTTTTCAAGAGGATTGAAAGACAATAAAAAGTGCTCAATGGATGTATTTTCGTATTTTACAATTTTCAAAAAAATACAGAGAGACATAAGTATTTCAAACTTTGACATCAAAACAACAAGCAAAATGGATTTATTTCAATTGAATTTATTCTACAATCATATTTCAGGTGGTTTGATGCTGAATATATTTTCAATGCTGCCGGAAAATATGCAGAATAACAAAACGATTGAAAGTATTTATAAGGATATCGATTTCACAAGGAAAACGAGATTGTATTCTTTAATCTACAATAAGAAGTTATGTGCTGTTATCATCCTTGACCAATCCGATTTCGGATTCAATTTTTCGGAGTTGATCAATGGTATCAAGGCGATTATCCTTGAGCCCAAGTCCTTACCTTGGCCTGTCTTTTATGAGGCTGTCAATCAATTGGCGTCGGATTATAAAACGGATAATGTTCCCGTAATGGTTTTTCCCGGGGGATACGTTTCCTGTGCGAATAAGGCTCCGAAAGATCTAAAACAGTATGTGCTCTGGGCGTATGATGTGGCTATCATTTCGGAATTCATGGAATTTCTCAAGAAAAAATTCCGTATCCGCTATTGGGAGGAGCCTGTAAGAGAAGAAGCTTCTCCAGAAAAAGCTTCTTGATATTTTTTCCTTCCTTAAGTATAAGTCCCGATAATCCTGATATTTTCTTCTACCTTCCTTTTTTGCGTTTGCTTGCGTGGGGCGGCCTGACGGCCGCCGAATCTGCAAACGAGGGATTTCCTTGATAACGGATAGTGCGCCGCACAGGCAAACGTGCAGATCAACGCCGAGATTGACCCAAAAGACCATTTCCGGATCTAGACTCATGAGAGGGTCGGGGACAAACTGCCATGACGGAAGATGCAGCGATTTACAACAGCAGAATCACCAAAGGTTACATCGAATTTCTCAAGAGAGAATATCCCGAAATCGAGTTGGAAACGCTGCTTCACTATGCCGAGATGCCGGTCTATGCGGTGGACGACGAGGCCCACTGGTTTACGCAACGGCAGGTCGACCGCTTTCATGACATCCTGGTCGAGAAGACCGGCAACCCCCACATCGCCCGGGATGTTGGAAGATTTGCCGCCTCATCCGATGCGATGGGGGTCGCGAAGAAATACACCCTTGGTCTTGTCCGTTTGAGCACCGCCTACCTTCTCATGGCCCGTCTCTATCCCATGATCAGCCGCGGAGCCGATATTACCTCGAGAAAGGTGGCTCCGAATAAAATCGAATTGGTCGTGACGCCCAGGCCGGGCGTCCAGGAAAAGCTGTACCAGTGCGAAAATCGCATGGGAACCTTCGAGGCCCTGGCGCGGTTTTTCACGGACAAGTTCGCGACTATCGAGCATCCCGAGTGTTTTCACAACGGGGCGAAGGCCTGCCGCTACATGGTGAGTTGGGAAAAGACGCCTTCCAGCCTCTGGAAGATGGCGCGTAACTATGCCGTTTTGTTCGGGGTGCTTTTGACGGGTGCCTCTCTCTTTCTCTGGCATGTCGAGGTGAGCATCGCGATTGCGGAAATCTTCGCGTTTAGCGTTCTTGCGCTGTCCGTTTACGCGGACAATCTCGAAAAACAAGAGCTTGCCAAAACACTGGAACAGCAGGGCGATACGGCGAAGAAGCTTCTAGATGAAATGAATATCCGCTACAACAATGCATTGCTGGTCGAGGAGATCGGTCGGGCGACGTCCGAAGTGCTTGAGGTTGACCAGCTTCTGGAAGATGTGATGGCGGTCATTTCGAAGCGGCTCGATTTCGACAGAGGGGTTATCTGGCTCGCGAATCAAGAAAATGAGAAATTGATTTACAAGGCCGGCTATGGGTATAGCGCAGAAGAGGAAAAGGTCTTGAAGAAGGCAGAGTTCCACTTGGACAACCCAGAGTCGAAAGGGTTCGCCGTCCAGGCTTTTAAGCATCAAAAGGGATTTCTACTGGATGACGTGGAGGTCATGAAAGATGATCTTTCAACAAAAAGTTATGAGCTGATTTCTCAATTCAATGCCACATCGGTCATTTGCGTCCCATTGGTTTACAAGGGTAGGTCATTAGGGGTCTTGGTCGTCGACAATGTTGAAACCAAGAGGTCATTGAACCAGAGCGACATGAATCTTTTAATGGGTGTGGCATCCCAAACAGCTGTAAGCATTGTGAACGCACGCTCTTTTCAGGAAGTGCAGAATAGTGAAAGAAAATACCGGGAGCTTGTTGAAAACGCCAATAGTATTATCATGCGGGTCGATCCTGAATTCCGAGTGACTTTCTTCAATGAATTCGCCCAGAATTTCTTTGGCTATAAGGAAGGGGAAATTATCGGCAGGAATGTGCATGAAACGCTTTTTTCCTCGAAGGCGCGTGCGGGTTTAAATCTATATCGCTTATTCAAGAACATGAGGGGAAAACCACAATCGCTTCTGGTTGCAGAAGGTGAGTGCACAAGGCATGACGGCCGGCAAGTGATTGTGGCTTGGACATTCAAACCCGTTTTCAAGAATACAGATCAGGAAATTCAACAGATTCTTTGCATTGGCAATGACGTGACTGAATTGAAGAAGGCGGCGGATGCCAACCGGGCCTTGGAGATTAAGTTGCAGCAGGCCCAGAAAATGGAGGCGATTGGAACCCTGGCCGGCGGGATCGCGCACGATTTCAACAATATTTTGACGGCCATCATCGGGTACGCCGAGATAGCGAAACTGCGGCTGACGGGTGAGAGCCGGGCGAGAGAAAGCCTGGAAGAGGTTCTGCGTGCCAGCGATCGTGCGAAGGATCTGGTCGGGCAAATCCTATCGTTCAGCCGGCAGGGCCAGCAGCAACTCCTGCCGGCGCAGATCGGACCGATCGTTAAGGAGGCACTTAAGCTTTTGCGTGCATCATTGCCTTCCACCATACAAATCAAACAGGATATCGATCCGGACGCGGGAGTGGTCAAGGCGGATCCTACCCAGATCCATCAAGTCCTGATGAACCTTTGCACCAACGCACTCCATGCCATGCAGGAGAGGGGGGGGATCCTCACGGTGAGCCTTCGCAACTGGAGTGTCGATGAAGGTTTCGCGTTCCGCAGCCCCGGACTCGAACCTGGAAAGTATGTGAGGCTGCAGGTCCAGGATACGGGATACGGGATTGCGCCGGAGGTCTTGGACCGTATTTTCGAACCGTATTTCACGACGAAGAAGACTGGAGAAGGGACCGGACTCGGACTTGCGGTGGTGCACGGGATCGTAAAGAGCCATGAGGGTGTCATAACCGTCTCGAGTAACCGGGAGGATGGGACGGCTTTCGATGTGTTTCTGCCGGTCATCGAGGGGGGTGAGTTGCCCGTATTGCAGCCGTCAGAGGATTTGCCGCGGGGAGACGAGAGGATCCTTTTCGTGGACGACGAGCATGCACTGGTGCATCTGGGCAAAGAAATGCTGGAATTCCTCGGGTACAGGGTAAATGCCTGCAGCAGCAGCCTGCAGGCGCTCCAGTTGTTTCGGTCCAGGCCGAACGACTTCGATCTTGTGATAACAGATCTGACGATGCCGCACCTGACAGGAGAGGGGCTGGCGCAGGAGGTCCTGTCGATCAGAGAGGATATCCCGATCATCCTTTGCACAGGATTCAAGCAGAAGATGACGGAACGCTACGCGGCGGAAATCGGCCTTCGGGCTTTGCTCATAAAGCCGTTGAGGATGAGGGAAATGGCCGACACAGTCAGACGTGTGCTAGACAAAGGTAGATTGCTGGATGCTCATCCTAAGGCCTGATCCCCTTGCACAGAATGACAGGCGTGTAGGTAAAACGCGCCGGATCTCTGAAAAAGTTCAGGAAATCTTCGAAAAATCCTGTGTGTCCGCCAGGATATCCCGAGAACAGGGATTGTGCTTTCCGTGTGGCCATTTCAGCCTTCTTCAACCAATTGAAGAAGTCGTGCTCTTTCACCTCGCCGTAGATGAGATGGTGAGCCTGCAAATCCACCGTGATATCCCGATAGCCGCTATCGTACAGGTAGCTGTAAAGTTTTCTTCCGGCGTATGGGTCGAAGTTGTATTTTTCTTCCAGCAGCCGCATGAGGTCCATTAGGATCTTTCCTATCTCTTCAGGCAAGGGGAAATGGCTGAGGCAGTTGTAGTCAAGATCGATCAGGCAGAGAATTCCCCGGCTTTTCAGTAGACGTGTCAGGTTTTCCACGATTTGCATGGCTTCAGCCAAGTTGTATTCCAGGACGAATCGGACCAGGATGCAGTCGAATAGAC from Desulfatiglans anilini DSM 4660 harbors:
- a CDS encoding hybrid sensor histidine kinase/response regulator, with amino-acid sequence MVSWEKTPSSLWKMARNYAVLFGVLLTGASLFLWHVEVSIAIAEIFAFSVLALSVYADNLEKQELAKTLEQQGDTAKKLLDEMNIRYNNALLVEEIGRATSEVLEVDQLLEDVMAVISKRLDFDRGVIWLANQENEKLIYKAGYGYSAEEEKVLKKAEFHLDNPESKGFAVQAFKHQKGFLLDDVEVMKDDLSTKSYELISQFNATSVICVPLVYKGRSLGVLVVDNVETKRSLNQSDMNLLMGVASQTAVSIVNARSFQEVQNSERKYRELVENANSIIMRVDPEFRVTFFNEFAQNFFGYKEGEIIGRNVHETLFSSKARAGLNLYRLFKNMRGKPQSLLVAEGECTRHDGRQVIVAWTFKPVFKNTDQEIQQILCIGNDVTELKKAADANRALEIKLQQAQKMEAIGTLAGGIAHDFNNILTAIIGYAEIAKLRLTGESRARESLEEVLRASDRAKDLVGQILSFSRQGQQQLLPAQIGPIVKEALKLLRASLPSTIQIKQDIDPDAGVVKADPTQIHQVLMNLCTNALHAMQERGGILTVSLRNWSVDEGFAFRSPGLEPGKYVRLQVQDTGYGIAPEVLDRIFEPYFTTKKTGEGTGLGLAVVHGIVKSHEGVITVSSNREDGTAFDVFLPVIEGGELPVLQPSEDLPRGDERILFVDDEHALVHLGKEMLEFLGYRVNACSSSLQALQLFRSRPNDFDLVITDLTMPHLTGEGLAQEVLSIREDIPIILCTGFKQKMTERYAAEIGLRALLIKPLRMREMADTVRRVLDKGRLLDAHPKA
- a CDS encoding methyltransferase domain-containing protein, yielding MIISEKTSREPFQRHPMNTGSSYLMESDEESFRLETKTDSKTFETQAKWSGIRPGMRVLDAGCGPGLTSAILQRLVQPGGEVWGIDYSPKRVDYAARKYGKDSAIRFEVHDIRKPIEISGLFDCILVRFVLEYNLAEAMQIVENLTRLLKSRGILCLIDLDYNCLSHFPLPEEIGKILMDLMRLLEEKYNFDPYAGRKLYSYLYDSGYRDITVDLQAHHLIYGEVKEHDFFNWLKKAEMATRKAQSLFSGYPGGHTGFFEDFLNFFRDPARFTYTPVILCKGIRP